The sequence below is a genomic window from Sphingomonas jaspsi DSM 18422.
CCCATTCGCCGAGCGTCTTGCACAGGCGCACTTCGTTATCGTTGTACCTGGCAACGATCTGGGGCGACCAGTGCGCGTCGAATGCGGCAAATTTGTCGGCAATGTTGATCGGCGTGGGTGATTGGGCGGTCATGATCGGTCCTCACCAATGGATGAGCCCCAATCATGCGTGACCGGCCCGACGCGGCCAGTCGGCGGCGCGCCAGATTTCGTGGATCATTCGCCAATCGGTCGGCGGCCGCCTTCGCTGAACCGCGCCGCGCTGATTTTCCCATCGATCACGTCGTAGACGCCGACCACTTCGACATCCTCAAGCCGGCCGTCGGCGCCGGTGCGGAACACCCGTTCCTGGTCGACCACCACCGACCCTGCGGAAGAGCGATGGATGAGGAGGGCAGACAGGCGCTGGTCAGCGAAGCGGCGACGATGACGTTCCGCGATCGCTTCTTTGCCACATGCCAGGATGGTCCCGTCGGCGGCGCGTATGACCGCATCGTCTGCCCAGCAAGCGAGAAATGCGTCGAGGTCGCGGCGGTTGTAGGCGTCCAGTTGCCGTTCGACGCAAGCGGCTGCGCCGTTCGCTTCCTGCTGCTCGAACGACCGGACAACCGACGCCATGTCGAGCGCGCCGTCGCCCCGCCGCTCGCGGTCCGCGAACAGGGTCAGGCTGTCGTCGAGCAGCGGCGTCATTGCGCCAGCGCCGCGTGCAGCCTCTGCCACCAATCGGCAGTTCATATGCACGTCCCGGATGGCCGCTTGCGGGGTAAAGTCGGCCGCGACGATCTTGTCGGACTTGCCAGTGGAGACCGCGCTGGCCATCGGTCCGGCGGCAATCACGTCGCGCAGCAGGCCGGGCTCGATGCCCAACCGTTCGCCGAGGTGGAACGCCTCGGCCAACCCGGCGACGGTCGTGATCAGGAACAAGTTGACGGCCAGCTTGAGCGTCAGCGCGCCCGGGATGGCGCCGGCGTCGAAGCTGGCGCTGCACATCGGTTCGACCAGCGAGCGGACGGACCGACGCTGCGCTTCGGATCCGCCCGCGACCATGGCCACCAGCTGTCCCTGTTCGGCGGGCGCGCGGGACCCGGAAACCGGGGCTTCGACATAGGCCCCGCCAGCCGATGTTACCGCGGTTTCGCGATCGAGCGAGCGCTGCGGCGCCCCGGTACCCATGTTCACAACCAGCTTGCCCGACAGACCTAAGCGCGATCCGCCGCCTTCCATTTCCAGCACCGCGTCGGCGGCATCGTCATTGGCCAGCATCAGCAAGACGATGTCGTTGGCGGCGAACAGTTCTGTGTTGGTAGCGGCAATCCTCGCGCCGCGCTCGCGGAACGGTGCGAGCTTGGCCGGGTCGCGGGTCCACAGCATCGGGTCGACCCCGGCGTCGATCAAACGGGACGCCATCGGACCGCCCATCTTTCCGAGCCCCGCCATCCCGACCCTCGGGGTTGACGATCCGCCGCTCACCCCAGCAGCCTGTCACGGAAATAGGCGACTACTGCATCGCGCGCGGCGGCGGTGGGCTCGCCGGCCGCATCGATCAGGTGGGCGGTAAAGACGCTGTGGGGCGTGGGCACGAAATTGGCCGTGAACGGGGGCACATCCGAATTGGCGCTGTCATCGGCCAGGACGTGCGGCTTAAAATGCGGGCCGAGTGCCTCGGCATAGGCAGCGAAGCGCTCGGCTCGGCAGAAATGGTCGCCGGCGAAGCGATAGGCAGGGATTTCAATGTCGTCGCGCTCGATCCGCTGACGGACGGCCTCGAGCTCCTGCGCTGAGGCCTCGATCCCCGCCGGATTGTCGAGCGGCAATGCCGGTTGCGCCAGCACGGCCGCGATAACCGAGGGTTCGAGCAACAGCGTGACGGCGAAATTGCCGGTGAAACACATGCCGATCGCGCCGACCCCCCGGCCGCCGCATTCGTGGTGCGCCTCCCGGGCCAAGGCGCGCAGCCAATTGGCGACGGGGCTCGACTGTCCGCCGCCCAAGGCACGAAATTCGGCGCTGATGCAGGCGGCACGGAAGATGGTCGCGGCCTCCTCGGCGTCGGGAACGGCCCCGTCGCGACCGAATAGCGACGGAAGATAAACTGTCAGCCCGGCATCGCGGACCCAACGCGCGAAGCGGATGACCTGCGGACCGACACCCGGCATTTCGGCCATGACGAGGACCGCCGGGCCGCTGCCCGAGACATAGACCGTCTTTTCCTTGCCTTCGAATGTGCAACGTCGCGCGTCAAAATCTGCAAGGTCGTCATCACGCCAGACCATATTGACATCCCACAATGTTGAGTGGCGCTTAGCTTCCTGCCAACAGCCCGCCCCGCCAGCGCGGATCACGCCAAATTTCGCGGCGAACCGGTCATGGCTCAAGCCGCCAGCGGCAACGCCCGTGCGCGGACATCGCGCGGCCGAACGCCGGTCAGGCGCCGAATGAGGGTGCGCAACGTCGATGCCTCGGCATAGCCGACCTGGATCGCAATTTCCTCGAACGGAAGGCGCGTGGTTTCGAGCAGTTCGATCGCCCGTTCGACCCTGATCTTCTGGAGCAGCCCGACCGGCGACAGGCCGGTCGACCGTTGCACATGGCGGGCAAAGGTGCGCGGCGACATGGCGGCGCGCGATGCGAGGTCGTTGACGCCGACCCCGTCTTCAAGCCGCGTCATCGCCCATGCCACCGCGTCGGCAATCCGGTCGTCGGTCGCGGCCATCATCGTCACAGCCATATAGGGTGTCTGCGACCGCCGCTCGTCGAGCAGCATGATCCTGACGCAGCCGTCGGCAACCTGCGCCCCGGCATAGCGGGCAACCAGCCCGACCATCACATCCATCTGCGCCATGGCCGCGCCGGCCGTAATGAAGGGTCCGTCGCTCGCGACCACATCGCGCGTGTCGAGCGAGACCTGCGGAAACAGCTTCTGGAACAGCGGAGCCAGCCACCAGGACGTCGTCGCCCTTCGTCCGTCCAGCAAACCCGACTTGGCAAGCAGCAGGGTGCCGGTACAGCTGCTCGCGATACGCGCGCCGGTCGCGCCGACCCGACGGATATGCTCGGAAGCGGACTTCACATCTTCGTCATCCAGGCGGGCGGCAATGTCGTCGGCCTTGGTTAACCCCTGCGCCGGGACGATCAGCAGATCGGCCGGCAGGTTGGCCGGCGCTGGGTTGGTAACGAACGGGCTGAAACAGTCCTTCCCGTCACCCCATAACCTTACCGCAAAGGGCAAAGGCCGTCCCGCGCGCCGGGCCTGATTGTTGGCCACCGTCAGGACGTCGAGCGTGATCGCAGTGCTCGACGCCATCGCACCCTCCAATACCAGCACTTCCACAATGGTCATGGCGAATCATCCACGTTTGATGTCTTTTTCGCCACTGGCTTCGCTGTCTTCGCGGCCCCAGTCAATCGTCATGAGTGTGCATGCATCGCTGGCCCCAAACCTGGACGTGGGCTCGCCGTTCGTGGAATTGCGCGGCGCCTTCGTCGCGACGACGAGGGCGTCCGGACCATGGTCGCCGGGTCATTGCCACGGCGGCGCAGTCGCGGCGCTTGCAGTTCGCGCGGCCGCTGGTGTCGCAACTCGCGCGACGATGGCCTTGGCCCGGTTGACGATCGACCTGCTCGCGCCGGTCCCGGTAGGCAAGCCGATCCTGCCCCGCATCCGCGTCGACAAGGACGGCAGCAAGCTGCAGCGGCTGGTTGTTGCGCTGGATGTCGATGGCCGCACGATGGCCATCGCCAGCCTGCTTCGCGTTCGCACGACCGGCTGCCCCCCATACCGCGCGAAGGTCGACTGGGTTGACGAAACGGCTGCGGAAATCGGCACGCTCGGCGGATTCTCCGGCCAGTTCGAAACCGTGTCGGAACAGGGCGGGATCGGGATGGTCGGGCCGGGACGGGTCTGGTTCCGGATGCGCGCACCGCTGGTCGAGGGCGGCCCCTATATCGCGGAAGAGGCGGCAGCCGCGATCGCCGACTTCACCAGCGCGATCGGCATGAGCCGACCCTATCAGCTTTATGAATTCCCTTCGGTCGACCTCAGCGTCGGCCTGTCGCGCGCGCCGCTCGGCGAGTGGATCCGTATCGATGCATTCAACAGCGACGGCGATGAGGGCCGCGCCGCCTGCTATTCGACCTTGTCAGACTGCTACGGTCCCTTTGCCCATGTGGTTCAGACCAGCTTTGTCGAGCGCCGGTCGTGAGCGATAGAGTGAAGCTTCCGATCGTCGCTTCGAAGGTGCTGCCCCGCACCGGCAGCAACTATCCCGCACCGTTCGCCGAGCGCGTGGCTGGCCGCGAAAAACGCGCGCTTGGCGGCCTGTTTGGGATCACGGCATTCGGGGTCAACCTGACGACCCTGCCGCCCGGCGCGCAGTCGGCGCTGCGCCACCGCCACACGGTCCAGGAGGAATTCGTCTTCATCCTGTCCGGCGAAGTGACGCTCCTGCACGATGATGGCGAAACATTGTGTACCGAAGGCATGTGCGTCGGTTTCGTGCCCGGCGGCACCGCCCATTGCCTCGTCAATCGGTCTGAGGCTGATGCGACTTATCTGGAAGTTGGCGACCGCCGCCCGGGCGATCGCGGCGACTATCCCGACGACGACCTCGTTGCCATTCACGACGGTGTCGGCTGGACCTTCACCCATCGCGATGGGACACCCTATCAATGAATCTTGCACCGCCATTCGAAGCCTTTGCGCATGAATGGATCAACGCCTTCAATAGCCATGAACTTGACCGGATCATCGCCCTGTATGCCGATGATGTCCGCCTGACCTCGCCGCTTTACCTCCGTTATACCGCGGGTGCTTCGGCCACGGTGCAAGGCATTGAGCCGCTACGTAGCTATTTCGGTTCCGCGCTGCAGCGTTATCCCGACCTTCGCTTTACCCTGCTTGACGTCGCGACGGGTGTCGACGGGCCATGTATCCGCTATCACAGCAACGTCGGCGACCATGTGGCAATGGAAGCGTTCTCGCTCGACCGCGAAAGACGGATAGTCCGGGTTTGGTGCCACTATGTCTGAGACGCCAACCGACGCCGGTCCGCTATCGGGTCGGGACCGCATTCTCGCCCTGTCCATTGTCCTCATCTGGGCGTCAAATTTTGTCGCCTTACGCTGGGGACTCGACCAGATGTCGCCGCTGGCGCTATGCTTCTGGCGGTTCCTCCTCTCGTTTTTCCCCGCCTGCCTGTTCGTTCGCATTCCAAGGGTGGACTGGAAACTCGCGATCGGGTTCGGCGTGCTCACCGGCCTTGGACAATTCGGGGCGCTCGCAGCCGCGATCCAGGGCCATATCAGCGCGGGGCTGGCCTCGGCCCTCGTCCAGATCCAGGCGGTCATCAATGTCGCGCTCGCCGGCTTCATCCTGCACGAGCGGGTGACGCGGGCCCAGATCGCCGGCTGCCTGTTGTCGCTGGTTGGCTTAGGCATTTTCATGGTCCGGCCCGAGGCGAATGCGACACCGCTCGGGCTGCTGCTGGTTGTCATCGCCGCGGTTTCGTGGGCGACGTGCAACGCATTGATCAAGGCCGGCGGGTACCGCGGAGACCTGCTGCAATTCCTGGTCTGGACCAGCCCGATCGCCATGCTGTCGCTCGGCGCGCTCGAACTGCTGGTCGACGGCCCCCGGCAAATGCTGATTCCACTCACGCATCCGACGATGAACCTCTGGGCGATCATTGCGTGGCAGGCCTTCGCCAACACACTCTACGGTTATGCCGTGTGGAATTTCCTGATCCGCCGATACTCGCTCGGCCGCATCGGGCCCCTCACCTTGCTGGTGCCCATCGTGGCCATGGCGTTGACCGCGATGTTGTTGGGCGAACGCGTGTCGCAGGTGCAACTGCTGGCCGCGCTGACGATCCTTTCGGGGGTAGCAGTCCCTGTGGTCGCTCCACGTCTACTGAAAGCCGGGAGCGTCCAAGTTGCGCTGCCGCGTTCCTAGGGCTTTACCCGGTGCACCCGTCACGCCCCCACATGCAAAACGATCGGCTAATTCGTTGATTTGTCGGACGGCGCGGTGGTGGAGCTGAGGGGAATCGAACCCCTGACCTCTGCAGTGCGATTGCAGCGCTCTCCCATCTGAGCTACAGCCCCGCGCCCGTCGGACGAGCGCCCCAATAGCGACGCTTTTCGTCATGCGCAACGCCCTTGGCGACACCTTTTTCACCTTGGCCCTGCCCGGCAACCGCTCGTCGAACCTTAAGGAACGCGCGCGTTGCGCGAGCGGTTGAGCCCACACCAAGAGGTTCCTAGCCCGTTGCCCTGCGCAGCGGCTTACCTGGCCCGGTCGCCATCCCCTTTTGGCGGCCGGGCCTTTTGTTTGCGCGTCCAAGCGCCTAATCGCGTAGCGAAACGAAACGGGAGAGATTCGATGGCCAAAGCCTGGCACCTGATGCAGCGTCCCAACGGCATGCCGACCACGAGCGACGTCGCGCTCAAGGACACCGAGCTTGCGCCGCTAAGCGACGGGATGGTCCATGTCCGCAACCGCTGGCTGTCGGTCGATCCTTACATGCGCGGCCGCATGAACGACGTGAAAAGCTATGTCCCCGCCTTCGGAATCGACGAGCCGATGACCGGCGGCGCGATCGGCGAAGTCGTCGAAAGCCGCGACCCGTCGCTGCACCCGGGCGACATGGTCCTGCACATGGCCGGATGGCGGGACGAGGTGGTCGAGCCGGCTAAGCATTTCAACAAGCTGCCGCCCATCCCCGGCGTCGAACCGCAGGCCTTCCTTGGCAACCTCGGCCTGACTGGCGGCACGGCCTATTTCGGCCTGCTCGAAGCCGCCAGCGCCAAGGAAGGCGATGTCGTGTTCGTCTCCGCGGCGGCGGGCGCGGTCGGTTCTGCCGTGGTCCAGATCGCCAAGGCCAAGGGCATGAAGGTCATCGGTTCGGCCGGCGGCAAGGATAAATGCGACTTCGTCTATTCGCTCGGCGCCGACGCCGTGGTCGATTACAAGGCCGGGCCGGTGCTTAAGCAGCTTGCCGCCGCGGCGCAGGCGATCGAGGCCAAGGGCATCGACGTCTATTTCGACAATGTCGGCGGCGAACATCTCGACGCCGCGCTGGCGCTGGGCAACCAGAATGCGCGTTTCGCGATCTGCGGCATGATCGAGGGCTACAACACGGGCGAGCCGACCAAGCTGCGCTACCTGATGCGCCTGATCGCCATGCGCATCCGCATGCAGGGCTTCATCTACACCGACTATATGGGCCAGATGGGCGATTTCTACCGCGACATGGGCGCGATGATCGCCACCGGCCAAGTCAAGTCGCGCGACACGGTGGTCGACGGCCTCGACCAGACCTTCGACGCGTTCCTTGGCCTGTTCAGCGGCAAGAACACGGGCAAGATGCTGGTGCGCCTGTAATCCGGCGAGCAAAGCGGACAGGGCTGCTTCACGGAATTACTCCGAGGCGGGGGGCCTAACCGTGGATCCATTGCGGACATTCGGGCGTGTAGATTACCAGAGTGCGATGAACAGACGTTGGGCGTTTTATCTTTCCCTTGCCGCCTTCTTACTGGCCACGATTTATGTTCTGGCAGCCCCCGCGCCCTCGCTGCCAAGTGCTGTGGCGAATGGCGTCTATTCAAATGACTGCTGCGGATCTGTTCGACTTAGCGACGGCACCATGTCCTTCCGAAGCGGTAGCATCACGTATAAGGTCGAACGAGATAAGGTGGGTGCCTATATTTTGCCCGAGGCGCTAGTGGATGTTGAGCCGCATCATGGGCTGCAAGTCGGGAAGCAAAGCCACCCGTTGATGCTCCGGCTCGACGACGAGGCGCATCCGGGAAGCTTAACCATAATTGGTAGTGACAACGTCGAATATCGCTTCACGCGCCAATGACTGCCGCACCACACAGAAGGCCCCGTCACGGGAATAGTCGCTTCGCGCTGCTCCAGCGACGCTGACGCGTCAGCGTCGCTACGCTCGGCGGCTCAGCGCGTATAGTTGCACGCGCCCGGGTTTCCGCTCTTGAGCCCGCGCTGCAGCGCTTCCATCCGCTGCGCACTCGAGCCGTGCGTGAAGCTGTCGGGGACCACGCGGCCCTGCATCTGCTTTTGCAGCGTGTCGTCGCCGATGGCTTCGGCGGCGCGCATGCCTTCTTCGACGTCGCCCGGTTCCAGCAGCAGCTGGCCGTTGGCGTCCTTGGCATTGGCCGCCCACACACCGGCGTAGCAGTCGGCCTGCAGTTCGACGCCGACCTGAAGCTGGTTGCCGCTCACCTTGTCGGAGCGCGCTTGCGCGCTGCCCACCTGGTCGAGCGTGCCCTCCAAGTCCTGCACATGGTGGCCGACCTCATGCGCGATCACATAGGCCTGGGCGAAATCGCCGGGCGCCTGGAAACGCTGCGACAGTTCCTGGAAGAAGGCGGGGTCGATGTAGATCTGCTTGTCGGTCGGGCAGTAGAACGGACCCATCGCCGCCTGCGCCGCGCCGCATCCCGACTGGTTGTAATCGCTGTAGGCGACCAGCCGCGTGGGGGTATACTGGGCGCCCGCCTTCTTGAAGATGTCACCCCATACCTGCTCAGTCGAGCCCAAAACTTCGCGCATGAACTTGCCGGTGTTGGGGTCGAGCTGCGAGGGACCCTCCTTCATCGATCCGCCGCCGAGCCCGCCGCCGAGCGAGCTGAGCGCGCAATAGCCAAGGCCGAGGATGAGCAGGCCGACGAGGCCGAAGCGCGACAGAACGAACTGCGCCAACAGGCCGAACAACCCGC
It includes:
- a CDS encoding NAD(P)-binding domain-containing protein — protein: MAGLGKMGGPMASRLIDAGVDPMLWTRDPAKLAPFRERGARIAATNTELFAANDIVLLMLANDDAADAVLEMEGGGSRLGLSGKLVVNMGTGAPQRSLDRETAVTSAGGAYVEAPVSGSRAPAEQGQLVAMVAGGSEAQRRSVRSLVEPMCSASFDAGAIPGALTLKLAVNLFLITTVAGLAEAFHLGERLGIEPGLLRDVIAAGPMASAVSTGKSDKIVAADFTPQAAIRDVHMNCRLVAEAARGAGAMTPLLDDSLTLFADRERRGDGALDMASVVRSFEQQEANGAAACVERQLDAYNRRDLDAFLACWADDAVIRAADGTILACGKEAIAERHRRRFADQRLSALLIHRSSAGSVVVDQERVFRTGADGRLEDVEVVGVYDVIDGKISAARFSEGGRRPIGE
- a CDS encoding dienelactone hydrolase family protein, whose amino-acid sequence is MVWRDDDLADFDARRCTFEGKEKTVYVSGSGPAVLVMAEMPGVGPQVIRFARWVRDAGLTVYLPSLFGRDGAVPDAEEAATIFRAACISAEFRALGGGQSSPVANWLRALAREAHHECGGRGVGAIGMCFTGNFAVTLLLEPSVIAAVLAQPALPLDNPAGIEASAQELEAVRQRIERDDIEIPAYRFAGDHFCRAERFAAYAEALGPHFKPHVLADDSANSDVPPFTANFVPTPHSVFTAHLIDAAGEPTAAARDAVVAYFRDRLLG
- a CDS encoding GlxA family transcriptional regulator, which produces MTIVEVLVLEGAMASSTAITLDVLTVANNQARRAGRPLPFAVRLWGDGKDCFSPFVTNPAPANLPADLLIVPAQGLTKADDIAARLDDEDVKSASEHIRRVGATGARIASSCTGTLLLAKSGLLDGRRATTSWWLAPLFQKLFPQVSLDTRDVVASDGPFITAGAAMAQMDVMVGLVARYAGAQVADGCVRIMLLDERRSQTPYMAVTMMAATDDRIADAVAWAMTRLEDGVGVNDLASRAAMSPRTFARHVQRSTGLSPVGLLQKIRVERAIELLETTRLPFEEIAIQVGYAEASTLRTLIRRLTGVRPRDVRARALPLAA
- a CDS encoding acyl-CoA thioesterase domain-containing protein, with the translated sequence MSVHASLAPNLDVGSPFVELRGAFVATTRASGPWSPGHCHGGAVAALAVRAAAGVATRATMALARLTIDLLAPVPVGKPILPRIRVDKDGSKLQRLVVALDVDGRTMAIASLLRVRTTGCPPYRAKVDWVDETAAEIGTLGGFSGQFETVSEQGGIGMVGPGRVWFRMRAPLVEGGPYIAEEAAAAIADFTSAIGMSRPYQLYEFPSVDLSVGLSRAPLGEWIRIDAFNSDGDEGRAACYSTLSDCYGPFAHVVQTSFVERRS
- a CDS encoding cupin domain-containing protein, with product MKLPIVASKVLPRTGSNYPAPFAERVAGREKRALGGLFGITAFGVNLTTLPPGAQSALRHRHTVQEEFVFILSGEVTLLHDDGETLCTEGMCVGFVPGGTAHCLVNRSEADATYLEVGDRRPGDRGDYPDDDLVAIHDGVGWTFTHRDGTPYQ
- a CDS encoding nuclear transport factor 2 family protein; protein product: MNLAPPFEAFAHEWINAFNSHELDRIIALYADDVRLTSPLYLRYTAGASATVQGIEPLRSYFGSALQRYPDLRFTLLDVATGVDGPCIRYHSNVGDHVAMEAFSLDRERRIVRVWCHYV
- a CDS encoding EamA family transporter, translated to MSETPTDAGPLSGRDRILALSIVLIWASNFVALRWGLDQMSPLALCFWRFLLSFFPACLFVRIPRVDWKLAIGFGVLTGLGQFGALAAAIQGHISAGLASALVQIQAVINVALAGFILHERVTRAQIAGCLLSLVGLGIFMVRPEANATPLGLLLVVIAAVSWATCNALIKAGGYRGDLLQFLVWTSPIAMLSLGALELLVDGPRQMLIPLTHPTMNLWAIIAWQAFANTLYGYAVWNFLIRRYSLGRIGPLTLLVPIVAMALTAMLLGERVSQVQLLAALTILSGVAVPVVAPRLLKAGSVQVALPRS
- a CDS encoding NADP-dependent oxidoreductase, translating into MAKAWHLMQRPNGMPTTSDVALKDTELAPLSDGMVHVRNRWLSVDPYMRGRMNDVKSYVPAFGIDEPMTGGAIGEVVESRDPSLHPGDMVLHMAGWRDEVVEPAKHFNKLPPIPGVEPQAFLGNLGLTGGTAYFGLLEAASAKEGDVVFVSAAAGAVGSAVVQIAKAKGMKVIGSAGGKDKCDFVYSLGADAVVDYKAGPVLKQLAAAAQAIEAKGIDVYFDNVGGEHLDAALALGNQNARFAICGMIEGYNTGEPTKLRYLMRLIAMRIRMQGFIYTDYMGQMGDFYRDMGAMIATGQVKSRDTVVDGLDQTFDAFLGLFSGKNTGKMLVRL
- the ypfJ gene encoding KPN_02809 family neutral zinc metallopeptidase, with the protein product MRLGDAPESGNFEDRTGQSGGGGLSLGGAGGGLFGLLAQFVLSRFGLVGLLILGLGYCALSSLGGGLGGGSMKEGPSQLDPNTGKFMREVLGSTEQVWGDIFKKAGAQYTPTRLVAYSDYNQSGCGAAQAAMGPFYCPTDKQIYIDPAFFQELSQRFQAPGDFAQAYVIAHEVGHHVQDLEGTLDQVGSAQARSDKVSGNQLQVGVELQADCYAGVWAANAKDANGQLLLEPGDVEEGMRAAEAIGDDTLQKQMQGRVVPDSFTHGSSAQRMEALQRGLKSGNPGACNYTR